A genome region from Sphingobium sp. WTD-1 includes the following:
- a CDS encoding TonB-dependent receptor, giving the protein MKQMQSLRVHFLTGVALIFCPAVPALAQAQTSTETPAVTAAEQAQGGSDAATADIVVTGSRIARNGFDASTPVSVVGSEDIKLSGNVNVEKTLAQLPQVVGSQLGSATSNTVPGGFADVNLRGFGSTRNLVLVNGRRYAIYGPEQVTDLNTIPSSLIARTEIVTGGSSAVYGSDAITGVVNFIMRDDFEGVEARAQLNMDRPTGTPVYTVDLTMGGNFADGRGNLVVSGNYLKRNSITRGQRGSFAYDSLNDGCIVPGSGGHDRAGTPFTPASGLGCVAGGGELGFVAGGSGDIPNGRFSGIPAAGGSNAALNAAYANAGLSAMTSRGFTFNDEGTVARPQITPQDDFNLGPDNYLIQPQKRWMINSFGHYDFTDDITGYMELHYSSNVVNARLAPTNVGSPTLFNVNNPYLTPQLQEVLRQLDLAETGTTTVTSGTATRTTTAGDGLAVLTAGRRYREVGPRLASERRNVFRGAWGFKGNLGSVSDNVLTDLKFDAYYTYARSEDTLLLQNAISRSRLQAALLSVNGAAPVCNIFGQNISEACASAIRINATNSTIATQQVAQASVTGTLFQLPAGPVGFSSGYEWRKTSATFTPDSFLASGDVAGFNPGLPTKGDVSVNEIFGELRVPLIHDTPFMESLVANGGFRYSDYSLSGIGGQWTYLGGLDWRVNRDLAFRGQYQRAIRAPNVNELYGGVTRVVGVATDPCSSRASAAQRTDAVRAVCIATGVPAGAVFTDAVQPNNIMPADFGGNVNLGAEKSDTFTVGAVFTPSFAPKLYFSVDYFNISLDGAISSLGGGLQNTLNLCYTVIQDANSEFCRAIVRNPNTGEINDPYVAQIRNANTGKLKTSGIDFAMRYSFDVGFGFPGLGSSSSFDISSNLTYLDEFTSTPVAALPNIKNECAGAYGPTCGQPLPRWRATSRITWNIEDLSLSLRHRYIGKVTTDRYVVPHRQGAANAPSLDSFAYPVLNDQNYFDLSFNYKLREGMEIFGGANNMFNNKPPVTTQGPNANTFSATYDVLGTEFFIGASLKF; this is encoded by the coding sequence ATGAAGCAGATGCAATCGTTGCGCGTGCATTTCCTGACGGGAGTCGCGCTTATTTTTTGTCCGGCCGTGCCAGCGCTGGCACAGGCCCAAACTTCCACCGAAACGCCAGCTGTCACTGCTGCCGAGCAGGCGCAGGGCGGCTCGGATGCCGCGACTGCAGACATCGTCGTCACCGGATCGCGCATCGCGCGCAATGGCTTCGATGCTTCGACCCCGGTCAGCGTGGTCGGCTCCGAGGACATAAAGCTCTCGGGCAATGTGAACGTCGAAAAGACGCTGGCGCAATTGCCGCAGGTGGTCGGTTCGCAATTGGGTAGCGCGACCTCGAATACCGTTCCCGGCGGCTTTGCCGACGTCAATCTGCGCGGCTTTGGTTCGACCCGCAATCTGGTGCTGGTCAATGGGCGGCGCTATGCCATTTACGGCCCCGAGCAGGTTACCGATCTCAACACGATCCCGTCGAGCCTGATTGCGCGCACAGAAATCGTGACGGGTGGTTCGTCGGCCGTCTACGGCTCCGATGCCATCACTGGCGTCGTCAACTTCATCATGCGCGACGATTTCGAAGGCGTGGAAGCGCGCGCCCAGCTCAACATGGATCGCCCCACCGGGACGCCCGTCTATACCGTCGACCTGACGATGGGCGGCAATTTTGCCGACGGGCGTGGCAATCTGGTCGTGTCGGGCAATTATCTCAAGCGCAACTCGATCACGCGCGGGCAGCGCGGCAGCTTTGCCTATGACTCGCTCAACGACGGATGCATCGTGCCGGGCAGTGGCGGCCATGACCGGGCCGGCACGCCCTTCACGCCGGCCTCTGGCCTGGGCTGCGTCGCGGGTGGCGGTGAGCTTGGCTTCGTTGCCGGCGGCAGCGGCGATATCCCCAATGGACGCTTTTCCGGTATTCCGGCGGCGGGCGGTTCCAATGCGGCGCTGAATGCCGCCTATGCCAATGCCGGCCTTTCGGCGATGACGTCGCGCGGCTTCACCTTCAACGATGAAGGCACGGTCGCCCGACCACAGATCACGCCGCAGGATGATTTCAATCTGGGGCCGGACAATTATCTGATCCAGCCGCAGAAGCGCTGGATGATCAACAGTTTTGGCCATTATGATTTCACCGATGACATCACCGGCTATATGGAGCTTCACTATAGCAGCAATGTGGTGAATGCCCGGCTGGCGCCGACCAATGTCGGGTCGCCCACCTTGTTCAACGTCAATAATCCCTATCTGACGCCGCAGTTGCAGGAAGTGCTCCGTCAGCTCGACCTGGCCGAAACCGGGACGACCACCGTCACCAGCGGTACCGCGACGCGGACGACGACCGCAGGGGACGGCCTGGCGGTTCTGACCGCCGGTCGCCGGTATCGGGAAGTGGGGCCACGACTGGCCAGCGAACGGCGCAATGTCTTCCGCGGGGCCTGGGGCTTCAAGGGCAATCTGGGAAGCGTGTCGGACAATGTCCTGACCGATCTCAAGTTCGACGCCTATTACACCTATGCGCGCAGTGAAGACACGCTGCTGCTGCAGAATGCGATTTCGCGCAGTCGGTTGCAGGCGGCCCTGTTGTCGGTCAATGGCGCTGCTCCGGTCTGCAACATCTTTGGCCAGAATATTTCCGAAGCCTGCGCGAGTGCGATCCGCATCAACGCCACCAACTCGACCATCGCCACCCAGCAGGTCGCACAGGCGAGCGTCACCGGCACCCTGTTCCAGCTTCCCGCCGGGCCGGTCGGTTTCTCCAGCGGTTATGAATGGCGCAAGACCAGCGCAACCTTCACGCCGGACTCCTTCCTGGCCTCGGGCGACGTCGCCGGTTTCAATCCCGGCCTGCCGACCAAGGGCGACGTTTCGGTCAACGAGATTTTCGGCGAATTGCGCGTGCCGTTGATCCACGACACGCCGTTCATGGAGAGCCTGGTTGCCAATGGTGGCTTCCGCTATTCTGACTATAGCCTGTCCGGCATTGGCGGCCAGTGGACCTATCTGGGCGGGCTCGACTGGCGGGTGAACCGCGATCTCGCCTTCCGCGGTCAGTATCAGCGGGCGATCCGCGCACCCAATGTGAACGAACTTTATGGTGGCGTGACCCGTGTCGTTGGTGTCGCGACCGATCCTTGCTCCTCGCGCGCATCGGCGGCGCAGCGGACCGATGCCGTCCGCGCGGTCTGCATCGCGACCGGCGTTCCGGCCGGCGCGGTCTTCACCGATGCGGTCCAGCCCAACAACATCATGCCGGCAGACTTTGGCGGCAACGTCAATCTGGGCGCGGAAAAGTCCGACACGTTCACTGTCGGTGCCGTGTTCACGCCCAGCTTCGCACCCAAACTCTATTTCAGCGTTGATTATTTCAACATCTCGCTGGACGGCGCGATCTCGTCGCTGGGCGGTGGCCTGCAGAATACGCTCAACCTCTGCTATACCGTCATTCAGGATGCCAATAGCGAGTTCTGCCGGGCGATCGTGCGCAATCCCAATACGGGTGAGATAAACGATCCCTATGTGGCGCAGATCCGCAACGCCAATACCGGCAAGCTCAAGACGTCGGGCATCGACTTTGCGATGCGCTATTCCTTCGACGTCGGTTTCGGCTTCCCGGGTCTGGGCAGTAGCAGTTCGTTCGATATCAGCAGCAACCTGACCTATCTGGACGAATTCACGTCCACGCCGGTCGCGGCGTTGCCTAACATCAAGAATGAATGTGCCGGTGCCTATGGCCCGACCTGCGGGCAGCCGTTGCCGCGCTGGCGGGCGACGTCGCGCATCACCTGGAACATCGAGGATCTGAGCCTCAGCCTGCGGCATCGCTATATCGGCAAGGTCACGACCGACCGCTATGTCGTGCCGCATCGTCAGGGGGCGGCGAACGCACCCAGCCTCGACAGCTTTGCCTATCCGGTGCTGAACGATCAGAATTATTTCGACCTGTCGTTCAACTACAAGCTGCGCGAGGGGATGGAGATTTTCGGCGGCGCGAACAACATGTTCAACAACAAGCCGCCGGTCACCACCCAGGGGCCGAATGCCAACACCTTCTCGGCGACCTATGACGTGCTGGGGACCGAGTTCTTCATCGGCGCATCGCTGAAATTCTGA
- a CDS encoding LacI family DNA-binding transcriptional regulator — protein MNSNASFNNGHEPTISDVADRAGVSIRTVSRVLNNSPRVSDETRERIEQAISALNFRPSLRARALAKGRSFLIGIVHNDRNALVLDTVQRGVGREATRRGYEVICHSTPLEEEGAIEDVLAFARRSRIDGLIVLPPVSGIIGLPQALQAEQVAAVALSAVPIDGYGSVILSREADAAGAVADYLVALGHQRIAMVTGPQSMISAIERRRGFIEALARNRVALLHEIEGDYSLASGVAAAEQLLSLSPLPTAIFAANDIMAAGILKVASERRISVPCPLSVVGFDGSLVAELLTPALTTVARPFGEMAEIATHQLIDLVEGQPLPQATPPPLRLVIAQSTTAAQ, from the coding sequence ATGAATAGCAATGCTTCGTTCAACAATGGCCATGAGCCGACCATTTCTGACGTGGCGGATCGCGCCGGCGTTTCGATCCGCACGGTTTCGCGCGTCCTCAACAATTCGCCCCGCGTCAGCGACGAAACCCGCGAACGCATCGAGCAGGCTATTTCCGCCTTGAATTTCAGGCCAAGCCTGCGCGCACGAGCGTTGGCCAAGGGTCGATCCTTCCTGATCGGCATCGTCCATAATGATCGCAACGCTCTGGTCCTGGACACCGTGCAACGGGGCGTTGGACGAGAAGCGACACGGCGCGGCTATGAGGTCATCTGCCATTCGACGCCACTGGAAGAAGAAGGCGCGATCGAGGATGTGCTTGCCTTTGCCCGCAGGTCTCGCATCGATGGCCTGATCGTGCTGCCCCCCGTGTCCGGCATCATCGGCTTGCCCCAGGCCCTGCAAGCCGAACAGGTTGCCGCCGTGGCGCTCTCGGCCGTGCCGATCGATGGCTATGGCAGCGTCATATTGTCCCGCGAAGCCGATGCCGCCGGTGCGGTCGCGGATTATCTGGTTGCGCTCGGCCACCAGCGGATCGCGATGGTCACCGGCCCCCAGTCCATGATATCCGCCATCGAAAGACGACGTGGCTTTATCGAAGCGCTCGCCCGGAACAGAGTTGCCTTGCTTCATGAAATCGAGGGGGATTACAGCCTGGCCTCCGGCGTGGCCGCCGCCGAGCAGCTTCTGTCCCTTTCGCCGCTGCCCACCGCCATTTTTGCTGCCAATGACATCATGGCCGCGGGCATTTTGAAGGTGGCGTCGGAACGCCGCATTTCAGTGCCCTGCCCGCTTTCCGTCGTCGGATTTGACGGCAGCCTCGTCGCCGAATTGTTGACGCCGGCGCTGACCACCGTGGCAAGACCATTTGGCGAGATGGCCGAGATAGCGACCCATCAACTGATCGATCTTGTCGAGGGCCAGCCACTGCCGCAGGCAACACCGCCCCCGCTCCGGTTGGTGATCGCTCAGTCAACTACCGCCGCTCAATAG